The segment GGCGTCCGTCGTGAGCTTGCGCACGAGCTGGTCGCGGTTCTTTGCGTCCGCGACCTTGACCTCGACACCGCCGTCGCGGACGGCGAGGCCGGAGAAGGCGATGCGGCTGTCCTTGACAGTCTTGTAGACGTCGTCGCGCAAGTCCGTGACGAGCGCCTCGCGCAGGACCTCAGCGTCGACCTTGTAGACGACGCGCGAGCCGCCCTGCTTCTCCATCATGTTCGTGACGAAGCTCGCGAGCTTCGCGCGCATCGTGTCGACCGGCGAGTCGTCGGCGGCGGCAGTGCGCGGCAAGGCGATCGCCGATCCAATGACGAGGGCGGCGATCAGCCGGGTGAGGTGCGTGGTCATGATGTCCTCGCGTCTTGCGGCAGGCCGCTGGCCGCCAGTTCTTGGTCCCCGGATCGGGCGGCGAGGTTCAAGGGCCTCGAACGCGAGCGCTACGACCGTAACCGTTAAGCCATGGACGAACGCCAAATCATCCATCATTCTGTCCGCACTCGACCACCTATCGGTCGAGACCTCGCCGACCAAAATGTCAAAAGACAGGGGGTGGGGAATGCATCTGAGGGAGGACGGAATCCATGGCGGGCATCCACGCGCTCGATCGGCTCATCGGCAACGACTATCCGGACTTTTTGACGGACGCGGAGGTCCGGGCCTTCGAGCAGGTCCCGTATGCCGACCGCGTCGCGGCCGAAAGCACCTATGACGCCATCAGGCTTGGTGCTGCGCGCAACCCCGACGGCGCGGCGATCCAGTTCCTGCAAAACGCCGATCCGGCCGACACGCCCGTCGTCGTCACCTATCGCGACTTCATCGCGCGCGTGACGCAGGCCGCCAACATGTTTCACGCGCTCGGCGTTGAGAAGGGCGATGTGATCAGCTTCATGCTGCCGCTGCTGCCGGATGCCTTCGTGACGTTGTTCGGCGCGGAAGCCGCCGGCGTTGCCAATCCAGTCAATCCGCTGCTGGAGCCGCACCAGATCGCGGAGATTCTGGAAGCCGCGAAGACAAAGGTCCTGGTCGCACTCGGGCCGATGCCGGGCACCGACATCTGGCAGAAGGTCGAGCAGATCCGCCCACAGCTGACACATCTCAAGGCGATCGTGCAGGTGTTCGGCGGTGGCGATCCCGCGAAGGGAATCTTTTCGTTCAACGATCTCATCAAGCAGCAGCCGTCGGACCGGCTTATCAGCGGGCGCAGGATTGCAGGCCGCGACATCGCCGCCTATTTCCACACCGGCGGCACCACCGGGACTCCAAAACTGGTGCGGCATACCCATGCCAACCAGGTCTACCAGGCCTGGGCGCTCAATCTGCTGCTGAGGTCGAAGCCCGGCGCCAACATGCTGTTCGGCATGCCGTTGTTTCACGTCGGCGGATCGCTGACGCAGGTGCTGTTGACGCTGTCGAGCGGCGGCTCGCTGGTCGTGCTGTCGCCGAGCGGGTGGCGCAATCCGAATTCAGTGAAGAACATCTGGCGGCTCGTCGAACGCTTCAAGCCGGAGGCGCTGTCGAGCGTGCCGACGGTGCTGGCCGCGACACTGGCGGTGCCGCCGGGCAATGCCGACATTTCCAGCCTGAAATATGCAGCGGGCGGTGGCTCTGCGATCCCGGTCGCGGTCGGCTCCGCGATCCAGGACAAGCTCAAGCTGCCGGTGGTCGAGGTCTATGGCATGACCGAGACCTCGAGCGTGCACACGCTCGCTTTTCCCTCACGGCCGATCCGGCTCGGCTCGGTCGGCCTTCCCATGCCCTACGCGCGCGTGCGCATCGTGCAGCTCGATACCGATGGGCACCTGATCCGCGACTGCAAGCCCGACGAGATCGGCGTCGTCATCATGGCCGGGCCAGGCGTGTTCGGTGGCTATCTCAATGACGAGCACAACAAGGGCGCCTTCGTTGACGAGGTCTGGGTCAATTCCGGCGATCTTGGACGGCTCGATGCCGACGGCTATCTCTGGATCACCGGCCGCGCCAAGGATCTTGTCATCCGCGGCGGCCACAACATCGATCCGGCGCCGATCGAGGAGATCATGTTCCGCCATCCCGCCGTCGGCTTTGCCGCGGTGGTCGGCCAGCCCGACGCCTATGCCGGCGAGCTGCCGGTTGGATATGTGCAATTGAAGCCGGGCGCAAAAGTCGAGCCAGGCGAGCTGGAAGCCTGGGTACGCGAGCGCACGCCAGAACGCGCCGCGGTGCCGGTGCAGATCATCGCGGTCGATCCGATGCCGGTGACCGGCGTCGGCAAGGTGTTCAAGCCGCAGCTGCGCTGGGACGCGGCGCAACGCGTGTTCACAAAAGTGCTGACGCCGCTCGTCGAGCGCGGCGTCGACTGCAAGGTCAAGGTCGGCGCCCATGGCAGCCACGGCTCGATAGCAATCGTCACGCTCGCAGGCTTGCGGATGACCAGCGCGAGGTGATCGTCGGCGAGGTACATACGCTGCTCGCACCGTTCGTGATGCGGCACGAGGTGGTGCAGGCTTAGAGAACCCGAACGGGCTCAAGCCGCATTATCCATAAGTTTGGGTACGGACTCTTTGTGTGACTGATATCACACAGGAAGAATTGGCAATCGGTAATAGTGGGAATAGTGTTGTGGAATTGCACCCGGGGGGACGCAGTGATTCCGTTTCGGCTGTTTGGATTGTTGATTGTTGCCATCTGTCTGGCTTGCGGACCGGCCCATGCCGAGAAGCGGGTTGCGCTCGTCATCGGCAATTCGGCTTACAAGAGCGCGCCGCGATTGGCCAATCCTGTGAACGATGCTGCGCTGGTCGGCGACATGTTCAAGAAGGCCGGCTTCGACGCCGTCGATGTGAAGTTCGACCAGAACGCCGCCGACATGAGACGCATGCTGCGCGAGTTCGCCGCCAAGGCGCGCGATGCCGATATGGCGGTGATCTATTACGCGGGCCACGGCATCGAGCTCGACGGCAATAATTATCTCGTTCCGACCGACGCCGTCCTGGAAACCGACGGCGACGTCCTCGACGAAGCGATCGCACTCGATCGTGCATTGTTTGCGGTCGAGCCGGCGAAGCAGCTTCGCCTGGTCATTCTCGACGCGTGCCGCGACAATCCCTTCGCCAAGACCATGAAACGCACGGTGGCCTCGCGGGCCATTGGTCGCGGGCTCGCCAAGATCGAGCCGACCAGCCCGAACACGATGATCGCGTTTGCGGCTAAGGCGGGGTCGACCGCTTCGGACGGCGACATGAAGAACAGTCCGTTCGCGACGGCCCTTGCCGATCATCTGCCGAAGCCTGGCCTCGATCTGCGCAAGGCGTTCGGCTTCGTCCGCGACGATGTCCTGAAGGCGACCAGCTACAAGCAGGAGCCGTATGTCTACGGCTCCCTGGGCGGCGATGACGTAGCGCTAGTCCCGGCTAAACCGGTTGTCACGGCGCCGCAGCCAAATCCGCAGGACGTCGTTCGCAGGGATTATGAATTGGCCTTGCAGGCGGGTGATCGCGACGGATGGGAAGCGTTTCTACAGGCGTATCCCGACGGCTTTTACGCCAATCTGGCGCGCGTGCAGCTGAAGAAGATCGCGGCAGAAGAGGCGCGCGTCGCTGCCGAACAGAAGGCGAGAGCCGCCGAGCAGGACAAGGCGCGGCTGGCCTCCGAGCGCGCCCAGAAAGCCGAATTGGAAAAGGCGGCTGCGGCGGCGAAGGCGGCTGAAGAGGCGCGCATCGCAGCGGAGAGGCAAAAGCAGATCGAGCAGGCGAGGGCAGACGCGGCCGAGCAGCAGCGCAAGGCAGCTGAGGCTGCGGCCGCGAAGGCCGTCGCCGAGAAGCAGATGGCAGAGAAGGCGGCCGCTGAAGCTGCGGCAAGGCAGGCGGCCGACAAGCAGGCGGCAGATGTGGAGGGCAAGAAGGTTGCGGTGTTATCGCCCACGCCAACATCCAGCCCGGCTCCTGGCGATTTGGCAAAGTCCGTGCAGCTCGAACTGCGGCGCGTCGGCTGCATGAGCGCATCGGCTGACAGCGAGTGGGGCCAGACAGCACAGCGTTCGCTGACGTTGTTCAACAAATACGCCGGCACCCAGTTCGACGTGAAGCTTGCGAGCACCGACGCGCTCGACGCCCTGAAAGCGAGGCCGGGACGCGTCTGCCCGCTGATCTGCGATCACGGCTTCAGAGCCGACAGTGATCAATGCACCAAAATCACCTGCCGCGCCGGCTACCGCGTCAGCGACGACAATGAGTGTGAGAAGGTCCAGGACAAGAAGCCGGTCGCGACCCGTGAGGATTCGCGGAAGCGCGACGCGAGCCGAAAGGCTGCTGAATCCCCGCCGTCTAAGCCCGAGGCAAGCGGACAGATATACTGCGGTCCGGCTGGCTGTCGCCCTGTACCAAAAGGATGTCGGCTTGTGAGCGGCGGCGCGAATATTGCCGGACGAAACAGCCCAAATGGCGCCGCTGGCGGCAATTATGAGGTCTGCAACTAGCGGCGTGCTAAAACCGCCGGCTTCCATTCGAGAGCGGATAACGCAAGGCTTGCATGCCCTGCCGCAAGCGAGCATCATCCCCAAAAAAATGGGGGAACGTAATGCCCGAAGTCTCGCGCCGCCGCCATCTTCAGCAATTGTCGGCCGTGCTCGGATCGGGCGCACTGTCGGGGTGGTCGAGGCCGGCATGGGCGTCAGAGGCCGACATTCCGCCCGAGGGCATCGGCAAGGGCATCCAGCACATCTCCTACAGCGACATCGGCGGGCGGCCCGACAGCGTGCAGGTGATGTTCAACCGCCAGCACATCTATGTCGGGCACATGTTCAGCGACGGCGTGACCATCCTGGACGCCTCGGATCCGCGCGCGCTGAAGCCGGTCAATTTCTTCACCGCGGGACAATATACCCGCACCCACCATCTCCAGGTGGCGGAAGATACGCTGCTGCTGGCGAACGGCGCCAATATCGTCGCGATGCAGTCCTACGACAACATGCGCGGCTATTTCGAGAACACGCTGGTCGACAGCATCACCAAGGCGAAGAAATTCCGCTCCGGCCTCTCGATCCATAACATCTCGAAACCGGGCGAGATGCGTGAGATCGCATTCCTCGAAATGCCCGGCTTCGGCATCAACCGTCTGTGGTGGCCGGGCGGCCGCTACGCCTATGTGTCGGCGCATTTCGACGGGTTCACCGACCACATCCTGTGCGTGGTCGATCTCAAGACCATCACGAAGCCGGAGATCGTCTCGAAATGGTGGCTGCCGGGCATGAACCGCGCGGCCGGGGAGCCTGCGACGCCCAAGGGCAAGCGCTTCGCGCTTCACCACATGATCACGGCGGGCGATCGCGGCTATGCCGCCTGGCGCGATGGCGGCTTCACCATCCACGACATCAGCGATCCCGCCAATCCAAAGCTCCTGTCCCACATCAACTGGTCGCCGCCCTTTGCCGGCGGCACGCATACGCCATTGCCGCTGCCGAAGCGGCAGCTCGCGATCGTCGCGGACGAGGCGAATGCGGACCAATGCGCCAAGGGCCTGTTCCACACCTTCGTCCTCGACGTGCGGGCGCCGGAAAATCCGGTGCCGATCGCAACGCTACCGACCCCGCGCGACCGCGATTTCTGTACCAACGGCACTTTCGGCCCGCATAATCTGCACGAGAACCGTCCGGGCTCGTTCCAGAGCGAGGACACGATCTTTGCGACCTACAACAATGCCGGCGTCAGGGTGTTCGATATCAGGGACCAGTTCGCGCCGAAAGAAATCGCGTACTGGGTGCCGCCGGCGCCGAAGAAGCTCGTCGACCCC is part of the Bradyrhizobium commune genome and harbors:
- a CDS encoding caspase family protein, which encodes MIPFRLFGLLIVAICLACGPAHAEKRVALVIGNSAYKSAPRLANPVNDAALVGDMFKKAGFDAVDVKFDQNAADMRRMLREFAAKARDADMAVIYYAGHGIELDGNNYLVPTDAVLETDGDVLDEAIALDRALFAVEPAKQLRLVILDACRDNPFAKTMKRTVASRAIGRGLAKIEPTSPNTMIAFAAKAGSTASDGDMKNSPFATALADHLPKPGLDLRKAFGFVRDDVLKATSYKQEPYVYGSLGGDDVALVPAKPVVTAPQPNPQDVVRRDYELALQAGDRDGWEAFLQAYPDGFYANLARVQLKKIAAEEARVAAEQKARAAEQDKARLASERAQKAELEKAAAAAKAAEEARIAAERQKQIEQARADAAEQQRKAAEAAAAKAVAEKQMAEKAAAEAAARQAADKQAADVEGKKVAVLSPTPTSSPAPGDLAKSVQLELRRVGCMSASADSEWGQTAQRSLTLFNKYAGTQFDVKLASTDALDALKARPGRVCPLICDHGFRADSDQCTKITCRAGYRVSDDNECEKVQDKKPVATREDSRKRDASRKAAESPPSKPEASGQIYCGPAGCRPVPKGCRLVSGGANIAGRNSPNGAAGGNYEVCN
- a CDS encoding LVIVD repeat-containing protein; this translates as MPEVSRRRHLQQLSAVLGSGALSGWSRPAWASEADIPPEGIGKGIQHISYSDIGGRPDSVQVMFNRQHIYVGHMFSDGVTILDASDPRALKPVNFFTAGQYTRTHHLQVAEDTLLLANGANIVAMQSYDNMRGYFENTLVDSITKAKKFRSGLSIHNISKPGEMREIAFLEMPGFGINRLWWPGGRYAYVSAHFDGFTDHILCVVDLKTITKPEIVSKWWLPGMNRAAGEPATPKGKRFALHHMITAGDRGYAAWRDGGFTIHDISDPANPKLLSHINWSPPFAGGTHTPLPLPKRQLAIVADEANADQCAKGLFHTFVLDVRAPENPVPIATLPTPRDRDFCTNGTFGPHNLHENRPGSFQSEDTIFATYNNAGVRVFDIRDQFAPKEIAYWVPPAPKKLVDPRPNIALAAKTCDAYVRPDGMMFVSDWNAGMHVLQYQG